From the genome of Natrinema marinum:
ACGCGGTTGCGAACGGTCCCCTCGCTGGTCCCCACCTCGTCGGCGATCTCGGTGTACGGCGTCCGGGCGTCCCGCCGGAGGATATCGAGGATCCGTCGGTCTAGATCGTCCATGGAGATGCGTGGCTACGACCGACCCGCACTTACCGATTACGAAAATCGTAACTGAGCTTCGAAGACAACACTTATGAGCGTCCATCCGATACGTAGATCGTAATGACGGAAGCCTACGTCGCACTGGAAGGCGGCCACGTGATCGAGGGACGTGGTCGTGCTCCGGGAACGGCTCGCGGGGAACTCGTTTTCACGACAGCGTATACGGGCTACGAGGAGAGTCTGACCGACCCCTCCTACGAGGAACAGGTCCTGACTTTCTCGTACCCGCTGATCGGCAACTACGGCGTCCGCGAGGAGCGATTCGAGGACGACCGCGTCCACCCCCGCGCCGCGCTCGCCAAGGAGTTCACCGACGACGTCGCCGAGTGGCTCGCAAGCGAGGGCGTCCCGGCGGTCGACCATCTTGACACCCGAGAGGTCGTCATTGACATCCGCGACGGCGGCGCGATGAAATGCGGCATCGCCGTCGGCGAGGACGTCACCGAGGAAGACGCCATAGCGCAACTCGAGGCCTGTAAGGCAATGAGCGACCACACCGATATCGGCGCGCAGGTCAGCGTCGACGACCCCGAGGTCCACGGCGCAGACAACGACGGCGAGACGGTCGCCCTCGTCGACTGCGGCGCGAAGGGCTCGATCATCAGTTCGCTGCTCGAGCGCGACGCGACGGTCCACGTCCTGCCCTACGACGCCGCCATCGAGGACGTCGAGGCCGTCGACCCCGACCTGCTGTTCATCTCGAACGGCCCCGGCGACCCGGTCAACTTCGGCCAGGCGATCTCGCTCGTCGAGGCGTTCGTCGAGGACACGCCCGTCGCCGGCATCTGTCTCGGCCAGCAGATCGTCGCCGAGGCGCTGGGCGGCTCCACCGAGAAGATGACCTTCGGCCACCGCGGCGTCAACCAGCCCGTCCTCGATCTGGAGTCCGGACAGGTCGTCATGACCACGCAGAACCACGGTTACACGGTCGCCGACCCCGGCGACCACCTCGAGGTCACCCAGATCAACGTCAACGACGACACGCCCGAGGGGATCGACGGCGTCGAGT
Proteins encoded in this window:
- the carA gene encoding glutamine-hydrolyzing carbamoyl-phosphate synthase small subunit, yielding MTEAYVALEGGHVIEGRGRAPGTARGELVFTTAYTGYEESLTDPSYEEQVLTFSYPLIGNYGVREERFEDDRVHPRAALAKEFTDDVAEWLASEGVPAVDHLDTREVVIDIRDGGAMKCGIAVGEDVTEEDAIAQLEACKAMSDHTDIGAQVSVDDPEVHGADNDGETVALVDCGAKGSIISSLLERDATVHVLPYDAAIEDVEAVDPDLLFISNGPGDPVNFGQAISLVEAFVEDTPVAGICLGQQIVAEALGGSTEKMTFGHRGVNQPVLDLESGQVVMTTQNHGYTVADPGDHLEVTQINVNDDTPEGIDGVEYDVITRQYHPEANPGPEDTLDFFDDVLAMASGRADTQAVPADD